From Halapricum desulfuricans, a single genomic window includes:
- a CDS encoding helix-turn-helix domain-containing protein encodes MDADARHRLAERIAGEITLSEDTGATVRKWRTDFEVSQTELAAELDISSSVISDYESGRRTNPGSGIIRRLVEGLLAVDERRGGSRIRQHARVLSAGFDREVVHELKEYPATIDIDRYYDAIGATELVRGREDTIAGHTIIDSIAAITRLSSEEFYRLYGQSANRALVFSGVTRGESPLVAMRVVNPTPNVVVLQGLDREDVWEHAADLARVDGFSLAVLDADLETTLQRHRELP; translated from the coding sequence GTGGACGCGGACGCGCGCCATCGGTTGGCCGAGCGGATCGCCGGCGAGATCACGCTCAGCGAGGACACGGGGGCGACCGTTCGGAAGTGGCGGACCGACTTCGAGGTCAGCCAGACGGAACTGGCCGCCGAGCTTGACATCTCCTCGTCGGTGATCTCCGATTACGAAAGTGGGCGCCGCACGAATCCCGGGAGCGGCATCATCCGCCGGCTCGTGGAAGGGCTGCTCGCAGTCGACGAGCGCCGCGGCGGGAGCCGGATCCGCCAGCACGCTCGCGTGCTCAGCGCCGGGTTCGACCGCGAGGTCGTTCACGAACTCAAGGAGTATCCGGCGACGATCGATATCGACCGCTACTACGACGCGATCGGCGCGACGGAACTGGTCCGCGGCCGCGAGGACACGATCGCGGGCCACACGATCATCGACAGCATCGCGGCGATCACGCGCCTCTCCAGCGAGGAGTTTTACCGGCTGTACGGACAGAGCGCCAACCGGGCGCTGGTGTTCTCCGGTGTCACTCGCGGGGAGTCCCCGCTGGTTGCGATGCGCGTCGTCAACCCGACGCCGAACGTGGTCGTCCTGCAGGGTCTCGATCGCGAGGACGTCTGGGAACACGCGGCCGACCTGGCGCGGGTCGACGGGTTCTCGCTGGCAGTACTGGACGCTGACCTGGAGACGACGCTGCAGCGACACCGGGAACTGCCCTGA
- a CDS encoding sulfite exporter TauE/SafE family protein, which yields MELFGIAVSLLGMFVGFGVLIGLLFGFFGMGGSFLVTPALLVMGYPTDVAVASGLAFVFGTSVIATLKHRDLGQVDYKLGVLMIAGTTAGIEVGRIGLHFMQDLGVANTFVSVTYVALLGGIGAFITRNALTDGDGGLSHDAEAEEPSEEELPEIAQTIQSYEIPPMMSLRGGVTVSLWMILLVAFATGLLSGLLGVGGGFIRMPALFYLVGVPVPVAVGTDLFEIVFSGGIGSFLYAMDGAVDLTIVAPLLAGSAFGARLGAAATSIVEEEEIKVYFGVMLLLGAIAVAVREIGGVVEMPILDTVSLIIIVGAATLVSGAVVVSSVRELRSEGQATPQPAD from the coding sequence ATGGAGCTGTTCGGCATCGCCGTGAGTCTGCTCGGGATGTTCGTCGGCTTCGGCGTACTGATCGGGCTGCTGTTCGGCTTTTTCGGTATGGGCGGGTCCTTCCTCGTCACGCCCGCGTTGCTGGTGATGGGCTATCCGACCGACGTGGCGGTCGCGTCGGGACTGGCGTTCGTCTTCGGCACGTCGGTGATCGCGACGCTGAAACACCGTGATCTGGGTCAGGTCGACTACAAGCTCGGCGTGCTCATGATCGCGGGAACGACGGCCGGCATCGAGGTCGGCCGGATCGGTTTGCACTTCATGCAGGATCTGGGCGTCGCGAACACGTTCGTCAGCGTCACCTACGTCGCGCTGCTGGGCGGGATCGGTGCGTTCATCACCCGAAACGCACTCACGGACGGCGACGGCGGGCTCAGCCACGACGCCGAAGCCGAGGAGCCGTCAGAAGAAGAGCTACCCGAGATCGCACAGACGATCCAGTCCTACGAGATCCCCCCGATGATGTCGCTACGCGGGGGCGTGACTGTCTCGCTGTGGATGATCCTGCTGGTCGCGTTCGCCACGGGATTGCTCTCGGGACTGCTCGGGGTCGGCGGCGGGTTCATCCGCATGCCCGCACTGTTCTACCTGGTCGGCGTGCCCGTGCCCGTCGCGGTCGGTACCGACCTGTTCGAGATCGTCTTCTCGGGCGGGATCGGCAGCTTCCTCTACGCGATGGACGGTGCGGTCGATCTGACCATCGTCGCCCCGCTGCTCGCCGGGAGCGCGTTCGGCGCACGCCTGGGCGCGGCCGCGACCAGCATCGTCGAAGAAGAGGAGATCAAGGTCTACTTCGGCGTCATGTTGCTGCTCGGGGCCATCGCGGTCGCCGTCCGGGAGATCGGCGGCGTGGTCGAGATGCCGATCCTGGACACAGTGAGTCTGATCATCATCGTCGGAGCCGCGACGCTCGTCAGTGGAGCCGTCGTGGTCAGTTCGGTCCGGGAACTCCGTAGCGAGGGGCAAGCGACGCCCCAGCCGGCCGACTGA
- a CDS encoding DUF7512 family protein encodes MFGIETLDGPAGAAALIGIVLLEAIVLYVGYGALEQLFGPRIARLLRGE; translated from the coding sequence ATGTTCGGTATTGAAACGCTCGACGGTCCCGCGGGCGCGGCCGCGCTCATCGGGATCGTCCTGCTCGAAGCGATCGTGCTATACGTCGGCTACGGGGCGCTCGAACAGCTCTTTGGGCCACGCATCGCGCGCTTGCTCCGGGGTGAATGA
- a CDS encoding MBL fold metallo-hydrolase, protein MDPDDFPTPEEPVDAIAPDELRRRIEDGEAVTILDTRASGDFEEWHIEGESVEIENVPYFEFLDGVDEALLEDVPVGDPLVVLCAKGGASEYVAGTLAEEGRDVAHLEDGMNGWASIYESVEVEGYDGPGTLVQYQRPSSGCLGYMVYDDGEAAVIDPLQAFTDRYLDDAAERGVELTYALDTHIHADHVSGVRALDEEGVTGVLPEEAVDRGVTYADELQMAADGDTFAVGEVTVETLYTPGHTTGMTSYLVGESFLATGDGLFVESVARPDLEEGDDGAPEAARQLYETLQDRILELPDDVIVGGGHTSDAAEPAADGTYTAPLGDLREEMDALTYDEQAFVETVLEDMPPRPANYEDIIATNLGQRETDEDEAFTLELGPNNCAASQDSMTGD, encoded by the coding sequence ATGGACCCGGACGATTTCCCGACACCGGAGGAACCGGTCGACGCGATTGCGCCCGACGAACTCCGCCGTCGCATCGAAGACGGCGAGGCAGTCACGATCCTCGACACCCGCGCGAGCGGGGACTTCGAGGAGTGGCACATCGAGGGCGAGTCCGTCGAGATCGAGAACGTGCCGTACTTCGAGTTCCTCGACGGCGTCGACGAGGCACTGCTCGAGGACGTGCCGGTCGGCGATCCGCTGGTCGTACTGTGTGCGAAAGGCGGTGCCAGCGAGTACGTCGCCGGGACGCTCGCCGAGGAAGGCCGGGACGTCGCCCACCTCGAAGACGGGATGAACGGCTGGGCGAGCATCTACGAGTCGGTCGAGGTCGAAGGCTACGACGGGCCTGGAACGCTGGTGCAGTACCAGCGCCCCTCCAGCGGCTGTCTCGGCTACATGGTCTACGACGACGGCGAAGCCGCCGTCATCGACCCGCTCCAGGCGTTTACCGACCGCTATCTCGACGACGCCGCCGAGCGCGGTGTCGAGTTGACGTACGCGCTCGACACGCACATCCACGCCGATCACGTCAGCGGCGTGCGAGCGCTCGACGAGGAAGGTGTCACCGGCGTCCTCCCCGAGGAAGCGGTCGACCGCGGCGTCACCTACGCCGACGAACTCCAGATGGCCGCTGACGGCGACACCTTCGCAGTCGGCGAGGTGACCGTCGAGACGCTGTACACGCCCGGTCACACCACCGGGATGACATCGTATCTCGTCGGCGAGAGCTTCCTGGCGACCGGCGATGGCCTGTTCGTCGAGAGCGTCGCCCGACCCGATCTCGAAGAGGGCGACGACGGCGCACCCGAGGCGGCCCGTCAACTCTACGAGACGCTTCAGGATCGGATTCTCGAGTTGCCCGACGACGTGATCGTCGGCGGCGGACACACGAGCGACGCGGCCGAACCCGCCGCGGACGGTACCTACACCGCGCCGCTGGGCGACCTCCGCGAGGAGATGGACGCACTCACCTACGACGAGCAAGCGTTCGTCGAGACTGTCCTCGAGGACATGCCGCCCCGCCCCGCCAACTACGAGGACATCATCGCCACGAATCTCGGTCAGCGCGAGACTGACGAGGACGAGGCGTTCACGCTGGAACTCGGCCCGAACAACTGCGCCGCGAGCCAGGACTCGATGACGGGCGACTGA
- a CDS encoding inorganic phosphate transporter, whose translation MDFATLGLFVLAGGASLFMAWVIGAGSSGATPFAPAVGANAISTMQAAFVVGILGFLGAVLQGGNVTEAVGSGLIRGVVLTPEAVILALVTAAGLMAVGIATGYPIATAFTVTGAIVGAGLALGGLPAWSKYAEIGLMWTVAPLVNAGLAYGLASLLPREDVPERWSVPVLAGLTGAAVSLLGFAVLGPGATSRSIAATVAAIGPVDGSIGVVAIEVAVVGVFALASALVVRAWIGADQQRGLQRYLLVLGSLVAFSAGGSQVGLAVGPLVPLLETVDLSLFAVLVGGAVGMLVGSWTGAPRMIKSLAQDYASLGPRRSISALLPTFLFAQTAVALGVPISFNQAIVTAIIGSGAAVAGGDGVSRSKMGRTLGAWAGSFLFALAIGFGTLSVL comes from the coding sequence ATGGATTTCGCTACACTCGGACTCTTTGTACTCGCTGGCGGCGCGAGCCTGTTCATGGCGTGGGTCATCGGCGCGGGTTCCAGCGGTGCGACCCCCTTCGCCCCCGCGGTCGGTGCCAACGCTATCTCGACGATGCAGGCCGCGTTCGTCGTCGGGATCCTCGGATTCCTGGGGGCGGTCCTGCAAGGCGGGAACGTCACCGAGGCGGTCGGCTCCGGACTGATCCGAGGGGTGGTGCTCACCCCGGAGGCAGTCATCCTCGCGCTCGTCACGGCTGCGGGACTGATGGCCGTCGGGATCGCGACGGGCTATCCCATCGCGACGGCCTTTACGGTCACGGGTGCGATCGTCGGCGCCGGGCTCGCGCTGGGCGGGCTCCCAGCGTGGTCGAAGTACGCCGAGATCGGCCTGATGTGGACGGTCGCGCCGCTGGTCAACGCCGGGCTCGCGTACGGACTGGCGAGTCTGCTCCCCCGGGAGGACGTGCCCGAACGGTGGTCCGTCCCGGTCCTCGCCGGGCTGACTGGCGCGGCGGTGTCCCTGCTCGGGTTCGCGGTGCTGGGGCCGGGCGCGACGAGCCGATCGATCGCTGCGACGGTGGCAGCCATCGGTCCGGTCGATGGTTCGATCGGTGTCGTCGCAATCGAAGTGGCCGTCGTCGGGGTGTTCGCGCTCGCGTCGGCACTGGTCGTTCGCGCCTGGATCGGGGCCGACCAGCAGCGCGGCCTCCAGCGATACCTGCTCGTGCTGGGGTCGCTCGTGGCCTTCTCGGCCGGCGGCAGCCAGGTCGGGCTGGCGGTCGGCCCGCTCGTTCCGCTGCTCGAAACTGTCGACCTCTCGCTGTTCGCGGTGCTCGTCGGCGGTGCCGTCGGCATGCTCGTCGGCTCCTGGACCGGCGCGCCGCGGATGATCAAGTCCCTCGCACAGGACTACGCCTCGCTGGGCCCGCGACGGTCGATTTCGGCACTCCTGCCGACGTTCCTGTTCGCACAGACCGCCGTCGCGCTGGGCGTCCCGATCTCGTTCAATCAGGCCATCGTGACGGCGATCATCGGCAGCGGCGCGGCCGTCGCCGGCGGTGACGGCGTCAGCCGATCGAAGATGGGGCGCACGCTCGGTGCCTGGGCCGGCTCCTTTCTTTTCGCGCTGGCGATCGGTTTCGGGACGCTCTCGGTGCTCTAG
- a CDS encoding DUF790 family protein — MLTKELLRVSRAGGGYHPQFVGGDHRDLAARVIGTYQGHVGESREQLDGALTDLERDAPDFKLVRGFAKLLNREATFETRAPLPPDRARRAAFEAAERVGVVTERDRERALSRAADRLAVDPDDIEASLYADLDDRQILTEVTTRYDPDSLCRQYDLSLAQTALFDATEVRIESDDPKTVVSAVKRLRLMYEIERTGDGREVVVTGPTALFRRTRRYGTRFARLLRSVAKTAQWRLVATIDDDGTDRRLVLTDGDVTVPDHEPVTEVTFDSGVEADFAARFEALDLDWDLVREPEPLAAGAHVVIPDFAFDYRYADFRVYFEIMGFWTPEYVTKKLDRLAELEDVELLVAVDDSLGVGEIEDIDQLTETGDASAEIEARDHRAIPYTGTVRVKDVRNALRRYEEGLVAESVADLPASLAPEADVTTLAAVAETHGVSEDAIEAKSFPEHERVGRTLVRPGVLDSLAGEIEAGMDLGDAESVLETHGIDDASAVLSRLGYRVEWDGLSGGTIRDR, encoded by the coding sequence GTGCTCACGAAGGAGTTGCTCCGCGTCTCCCGGGCCGGTGGTGGCTACCACCCCCAGTTCGTCGGCGGGGATCACCGCGACCTTGCGGCCCGCGTTATCGGCACGTACCAGGGTCACGTCGGCGAGTCGCGCGAGCAACTCGACGGGGCGCTAACCGACCTCGAACGCGACGCACCCGACTTCAAGCTCGTCCGTGGGTTCGCCAAACTCCTGAATCGCGAGGCGACGTTCGAGACGCGGGCACCGCTGCCGCCGGACCGCGCTCGTCGGGCCGCGTTCGAGGCAGCCGAGCGCGTCGGCGTCGTCACCGAGCGCGATCGCGAACGCGCGCTCTCGCGGGCAGCCGATCGCCTCGCGGTCGATCCGGACGACATCGAAGCGTCGCTGTATGCGGATCTCGACGACCGGCAGATACTGACCGAGGTCACGACACGTTACGATCCCGACTCACTGTGTCGCCAGTACGATCTCTCGCTGGCCCAGACCGCGCTGTTCGACGCGACCGAGGTCAGGATCGAAAGCGACGATCCGAAGACCGTGGTCTCGGCAGTCAAGCGCCTTCGGCTCATGTACGAGATCGAGCGGACCGGCGACGGCCGAGAGGTCGTCGTGACCGGCCCGACCGCGCTCTTCCGGCGGACGCGTCGCTACGGCACTCGCTTCGCTCGCCTGCTTCGCAGCGTCGCGAAAACCGCCCAGTGGCGCCTGGTCGCGACGATCGACGACGACGGCACCGACCGTCGGCTCGTCCTCACCGACGGTGACGTGACGGTCCCGGACCACGAGCCCGTCACCGAGGTCACCTTCGACAGCGGCGTCGAAGCCGACTTCGCGGCCAGATTCGAGGCGCTGGATCTCGACTGGGATCTCGTGCGCGAACCCGAGCCGCTCGCCGCGGGCGCGCACGTCGTCATCCCGGATTTCGCCTTCGATTACCGGTACGCCGACTTCCGGGTGTACTTCGAGATCATGGGCTTCTGGACGCCGGAATACGTCACGAAGAAGCTCGACCGCCTGGCGGAGCTGGAGGACGTCGAGCTGCTAGTGGCCGTCGACGACTCACTCGGGGTCGGCGAGATCGAGGACATCGACCAGTTGACCGAAACCGGTGACGCGAGCGCAGAGATCGAGGCGCGCGACCACCGCGCGATCCCCTATACGGGGACAGTCCGGGTGAAAGACGTACGGAACGCACTGCGACGCTACGAGGAGGGGTTGGTTGCCGAAAGCGTGGCCGATCTCCCCGCGAGCCTCGCCCCCGAGGCGGACGTGACGACGCTCGCGGCCGTCGCCGAGACACACGGGGTCAGCGAGGACGCGATCGAGGCCAAATCTTTCCCCGAGCACGAGCGGGTCGGCCGGACGCTCGTCCGTCCCGGCGTACTCGACTCGCTCGCCGGCGAGATCGAGGCGGGGATGGACCTCGGCGACGCGGAGTCCGTCCTCGAGACGCACGGGATCGACGACGCGAGCGCGGTCCTCTCGCGCCTCGGCTATCGCGTCGAGTGGGACGGGCTCAGCGGCGGGACGATCCGAGACCGCTAG
- a CDS encoding response regulator transcription factor, whose translation MSDPDAPVVLIVEDEPDVAETYNLWLQDGYEVRVAQNGDEALDMLDEDVDVVLLDRMMPGLSGDEVLSRIRESGYECRVAMVTAVEPDFDILEMGFDSYLTKPIRSEQLHETVENLLERSAYDGLLQEYYSLVEKQATLEATKSSAELAESDDYEELTERIDELRDDLSQTLGGIEDDDDFIATLRGLGNGDEH comes from the coding sequence ATGTCAGATCCCGACGCACCCGTCGTGCTCATCGTCGAAGACGAACCGGACGTCGCCGAGACGTATAATCTCTGGTTACAGGACGGATACGAGGTCCGCGTGGCCCAGAACGGCGACGAAGCTCTCGACATGCTCGATGAGGACGTCGACGTGGTCCTGCTGGATCGTATGATGCCCGGGCTGTCCGGGGACGAGGTCCTCTCGCGGATCCGCGAGAGCGGCTACGAATGCCGGGTCGCCATGGTAACGGCGGTCGAACCGGACTTCGACATCCTCGAGATGGGGTTCGACTCGTATCTCACGAAGCCGATCCGCAGCGAGCAACTGCACGAGACGGTCGAGAACCTGCTCGAACGGTCGGCCTACGACGGACTCCTCCAGGAATATTATTCGCTGGTCGAAAAGCAGGCGACGCTGGAGGCGACAAAGAGCAGCGCCGAACTCGCCGAGAGCGACGACTACGAGGAACTGACCGAGCGAATCGACGAGTTGCGGGACGACCTGTCACAGACGCTGGGGGGTATCGAGGACGACGACGATTTCATCGCGACTCTGAGGGGGCTCGGCAATGGCGACGAACACTGA
- a CDS encoding RAD55 family ATPase, with protein MATNTDQTGTMYDLTNVLDIDALASVRPGSTILISGPAMTGKEALAYDMLADGVEQNEGAVIVSTGDRADSVVADFSERTGQQSFPLGVIDCVSDASGGETTDSGVYTHHVSSPGDLTGIGIGITKALEGLHESGVENGRLALSSLSTMLTYTDRKTVFKFCHVLSSRLDAAGYLGLFTIDSGAHDDQTLQVIKQAFDGMIEIRERDGTREARVVGLTSSPSDWEPLQ; from the coding sequence ATGGCGACGAACACTGATCAAACCGGGACAATGTACGATCTCACCAACGTACTCGATATCGACGCACTGGCCTCGGTCAGGCCCGGTTCCACGATTCTCATCTCGGGACCGGCCATGACTGGGAAGGAGGCACTCGCATACGACATGCTGGCGGACGGCGTCGAACAGAACGAGGGCGCGGTGATCGTTTCGACGGGCGATCGGGCCGACAGCGTCGTCGCGGACTTCAGCGAGCGGACCGGACAACAGTCGTTTCCGCTGGGTGTGATCGACTGTGTCTCCGATGCGTCCGGCGGCGAGACGACCGACAGCGGCGTCTACACGCATCACGTCTCCTCGCCCGGTGATCTGACGGGTATCGGGATCGGGATCACCAAAGCCCTGGAGGGGCTCCACGAGAGCGGCGTCGAGAACGGCCGCCTCGCTCTCTCGTCGCTGTCGACGATGCTGACCTACACCGACCGCAAGACCGTCTTCAAGTTCTGTCACGTTCTCTCCTCGCGGCTGGACGCGGCGGGCTATCTCGGGCTGTTCACGATCGATTCGGGTGCACACGACGATCAAACGCTGCAGGTCATCAAGCAGGCCTTCGACGGAATGATCGAGATCCGCGAACGGGACGGCACGCGCGAAGCGCGAGTCGTCGGGCTGACGTCTTCGCCCTCCGATTGGGAGCCCCTACAGTAG
- a CDS encoding DUF5788 family protein, translating to MTSETDGEVVSEERRSELLDRISKRGATIGEQIPEEVTIDGQTIALRSFVWETKKQGVVPPEKRESVQEVRATLNRERDRLKNRLRTEEVSPDEAEELADAIVGLDRAISALKSLREPDLKQHAHEEYVESNRRWVNFIDQLL from the coding sequence ATGACCAGCGAGACAGACGGCGAGGTCGTCTCCGAGGAGCGTCGATCGGAACTCCTCGATCGGATCTCGAAACGCGGCGCGACGATCGGCGAACAGATCCCCGAGGAGGTGACGATCGACGGCCAGACGATCGCGCTGCGGTCGTTCGTCTGGGAGACGAAAAAACAGGGAGTCGTCCCGCCGGAAAAACGCGAGAGCGTCCAGGAGGTCCGCGCGACGCTCAACCGGGAGCGTGATCGACTCAAGAACCGACTCCGAACGGAGGAGGTCTCACCCGACGAGGCCGAGGAACTGGCCGATGCGATCGTCGGGCTCGATCGGGCGATCTCCGCACTAAAGAGTCTCCGTGAACCCGATCTCAAACAGCACGCACACGAGGAATACGTCGAAAGCAATCGCCGCTGGGTCAACTTTATCGACCAGCTACTGTAG
- the thyX gene encoding FAD-dependent thymidylate synthase, translating into MDVRLLDATDDPEELICQAARNDYASEFIADQSFEEVMSTIDGDSLEDKQETLLTHLLEHGHFGPFEHPHATFAIEGVSRSCMAQITRHRHVTFDIQSMRYVSFDDVDPEAVREGELVVYPPSATDPDWVGRNQDTGPVDEETVEKREEIFADTVANAVESYQDLLELGMPPEDARFVLPIGTKVNIVMTMNPRMLMHIGDMRAAADAQWEIREMTEQILDLAEEWAPITFEYYNEHMKNRKNRLAP; encoded by the coding sequence ATGGACGTTCGCTTACTCGATGCGACCGACGATCCCGAGGAACTGATCTGCCAGGCGGCGCGCAACGACTACGCCTCGGAGTTCATCGCCGACCAGTCCTTCGAGGAGGTCATGTCGACGATCGACGGCGACTCCCTCGAGGACAAACAGGAGACGCTGCTCACGCACCTGTTGGAGCACGGTCACTTCGGGCCCTTCGAGCATCCCCACGCCACCTTCGCCATCGAAGGGGTCAGCCGCTCGTGTATGGCCCAGATCACCCGCCACCGCCACGTCACCTTCGACATTCAGTCGATGCGCTACGTCTCCTTCGACGATGTGGATCCCGAGGCAGTCCGCGAGGGGGAACTCGTCGTCTATCCCCCATCCGCCACGGATCCTGACTGGGTCGGACGCAACCAGGACACCGGCCCTGTCGACGAAGAGACCGTCGAAAAGCGCGAGGAGATCTTCGCCGACACCGTCGCCAATGCCGTCGAGTCCTATCAGGACCTGCTCGAACTCGGCATGCCGCCCGAGGACGCCCGCTTTGTCCTCCCGATCGGCACGAAGGTCAACATCGTGATGACAATGAACCCCCGTATGTTGATGCATATCGGCGATATGCGGGCCGCTGCCGACGCTCAGTGGGAAATTCGGGAAATGACCGAGCAGATTCTCGACCTGGCCGAGGAGTGGGCGCCGATCACATTCGAGTACTACAACGAGCATATGAAAAATCGCAAGAACCGGCTCGCACCTTGA
- a CDS encoding DUF7116 family protein yields the protein MGTVSTRLDSQARSIFDDLGYTVSSDGDEITAERKWRRVHVTPMAEPAEVPSSGRYRCFVTREGNCRELERQLRRRQPNYDWAIMGIDETGEYEVYTTKTGW from the coding sequence ATGGGGACTGTTAGCACACGTCTCGACTCGCAGGCGCGGTCGATTTTCGACGACCTGGGGTACACGGTGTCGAGCGACGGCGACGAGATCACGGCCGAGCGCAAGTGGCGTCGCGTCCACGTGACGCCGATGGCCGAACCGGCCGAGGTGCCGTCCTCCGGACGGTATCGGTGTTTCGTGACGCGCGAGGGCAACTGCAGGGAGCTCGAACGACAACTGCGACGCCGACAGCCGAACTACGACTGGGCGATCATGGGGATCGACGAGACCGGCGAATACGAGGTCTACACGACGAAAACGGGCTGGTAG
- a CDS encoding mannose-1-phosphate guanylyltransferase produces MDRPIAAVVLAGGTGTRLYPATRGDRPKQFLSFGDEQSMLEATVERAGFADRVYVLTRPSFAADVEELVPSATVLTEPAPKDTGPALAYAAHRVREELGPCAMLALPSDHRITGEFEPTARRACRVATDTERLVTIGVEPDRPATGYGYIEPGPDRDEFYEVTSFTEKPDRETAERYRKRGYYWNSGTFAWTPDAFLDAAGDTELEPLVDALDGGDPQRGFEAVPSISVDYAVLESAPNVAVVPAEYGWDDLGSWDALARVLEPDDDGNVTLGESLTLDASNNVIATDGHVSAVGVEDLVIASFDDRTLVVDKDDAQRVREVVDQLRTDGTF; encoded by the coding sequence ATGGACCGACCGATTGCGGCCGTCGTGCTGGCCGGCGGCACCGGAACGCGTCTGTACCCGGCGACCCGCGGAGACCGACCCAAGCAGTTTCTCTCGTTCGGTGACGAGCAGTCGATGCTCGAAGCGACCGTCGAGCGCGCCGGCTTCGCCGACAGGGTGTACGTCCTCACCCGGCCGTCGTTCGCCGCCGACGTCGAAGAACTCGTTCCGTCCGCAACGGTGCTGACCGAGCCAGCGCCGAAGGACACCGGCCCGGCGCTGGCCTACGCTGCCCACCGCGTTCGCGAGGAACTGGGACCGTGCGCCATGCTCGCGCTGCCGAGCGACCACCGCATCACCGGCGAATTCGAGCCAACGGCGCGCCGGGCCTGTCGCGTCGCGACCGACACCGAACGGCTGGTCACGATCGGTGTCGAGCCGGACCGGCCGGCGACCGGCTACGGCTATATCGAACCGGGACCCGACCGCGATGAGTTCTACGAAGTCACGTCGTTCACCGAGAAACCCGATCGAGAGACCGCCGAGCGATACCGCAAGCGCGGCTACTACTGGAACAGCGGGACCTTCGCGTGGACGCCGGACGCGTTTCTCGACGCCGCCGGCGACACCGAACTCGAACCGCTGGTGGATGCCCTCGACGGCGGTGACCCACAGCGAGGGTTCGAGGCCGTCCCGTCGATCAGCGTCGACTACGCCGTGCTGGAGTCCGCCCCGAACGTGGCCGTCGTGCCCGCCGAGTACGGGTGGGACGACCTGGGAAGCTGGGACGCGCTCGCACGCGTGCTCGAACCCGACGACGACGGCAACGTGACACTGGGCGAGTCGCTCACCCTCGATGCCTCGAACAACGTCATCGCTACTGACGGCCACGTCAGTGCCGTCGGCGTCGAGGACCTGGTCATCGCGAGTTTCGACGACCGGACGCTCGTCGTCGACAAAGACGACGCACAGCGCGTGCGTGAGGTCGTCGATCAATTGAGAACCGATGGAACGTTCTGA
- a CDS encoding DUF7557 family protein, whose amino-acid sequence MTYTLEISDDLKERLDAHTDEGQSYEEFIEELVSVYETEGAFLQEGYSE is encoded by the coding sequence ATGACCTACACACTCGAAATCAGCGACGATCTCAAAGAGCGCCTCGACGCCCACACGGACGAGGGCCAATCCTACGAGGAGTTCATTGAGGAACTGGTCTCGGTTTACGAGACCGAAGGTGCGTTCCTCCAGGAAGGATACTCGGAATAG
- a CDS encoding DUF7091 family protein: protein MDDDRLARFLRTRVRSAGQQFAQARAAYQRARNAAAVDLPVDEEGNARLVCRRYAERRAVPVDSDGTPSCFESGHPDCEGCREDIREGRIETW from the coding sequence ATGGACGACGATCGGCTCGCACGGTTCCTGCGGACGAGGGTCCGGTCAGCGGGTCAGCAGTTCGCACAGGCCCGCGCGGCCTACCAGCGAGCGCGAAACGCTGCGGCCGTCGATCTCCCGGTCGATGAAGAGGGAAACGCGCGTCTCGTCTGCCGTCGCTACGCCGAGCGTCGGGCCGTCCCGGTCGACAGCGACGGAACGCCGTCGTGTTTCGAGAGCGGCCATCCCGACTGCGAGGGCTGCCGCGAGGACATCCGCGAGGGTCGCATCGAGACGTGGTAA